The window CGCAGCCGGCCCGCGTCCAGCCGCACCCCGAGCCGCGCCAGCAGCTCCGCGAACCCGGCCGACCCGGCCAGCAGCTCCCGCCGGGCCGCCGCCAGCTCCCCGGCGGGCGGCGCCGGGCTGGCCAGCAGCAGCCCCGCCTCCTCCAGCGTCTCCCGGCAGGCCGCGACCACGTGTCCCCGCGCCTCCGCGACGGGCAGCCCCAGCCGCTCTGCCCACGCGGCCGGCGGCGGCCCGGCCCAGCGCGCGTCGACCCCCGGGTCGCGGTCGGCGGCGTCCACCCGCCCCCCGGGGAACACCCACAGCCCGCCCGCGAATCCCATCCCCAGCGGCCGCAATTGAACATATGCCTCCAGCCCGTCCCGCCCGTCACGGAGCAGCACCACCGTCGCGGCCGCGCTCGGCATCACCCCCACCGGGCCCTCCTCGGGTCGGGTTCGGACAGATGGATGGTACGTGCCCGGGGATGCGGACAACCGGGCGGGGTGTGGGCCACGCGCGCCGGGGTGTGGACCCGCGGTGGGGGGTGTGGACCCGCGGTGGGTGTGGACAACGCGGCGCACGCCACTCGCGGGTCGGCTATGCTCCCCCACCGGGGGGACCCGGCACCGGCGGGCGAGGTTGGAGCGCGCCCAGGGGACCCGGCACCGGCGGGTTCGGGTGCGGCACGCCCCGGGGCCCGGACGGCGGCGGGACCCGGCTGCGGCGCGACCCCGGCCGCGCACCCCGAGACCGCGCGACCTCATCCCACGCGACCCCGGCACCGCGACCCGGGCTGCGGGGCGACCCGTACTTGTCGACAATGGGGGCATGAGCACCGATCCGCGGCGGCTGCTGCCGAACATGGACGTGCTGCTCGGGCACCCGGAGCTGGTCGAGCGGGTGGCGACGTTCGGGCGGCCCTCGGTGGTCGGGGCGGCGCGGGAGGCGCTGGAGCGGAGCCGGCGGGCGGTGGGGGACGGGGCGCCGGTGCCCGGGGTGGACGAGCTGGCGGCGAGGGCGGCCCGGGCGCTGGATGCGTTGCTGGCCAGGCGGACCCGGGCCGTGGTCAACGCCACCGGGGTGGTGCTGCACACCAACCTGGGCCGGGCGCCGCTGTCGCCGGCGGCCAGGGGGGCGGTGGCCGAGGCGGCCGGGTACGCGACGGTGGAGTACGACCTGGCCGCCGGGGCCCGGGGGCGGCGGGGGGCGGCGGCCGAGGCGCTGCTGCGGGAGGCCACCGGGGCGGAGGCCGGTCTGGTGGTCAACAACGCCGCCGGGGCCCTGCTGCTGGCCCTCGGCGGGCTCGCCCGGGGGCGGGAGGTGCTGGTCTCGCGGGGGGAGCTGATCGAGATCGGCGGCGAGTTCCGGCTGCCCCAGGTCATGGAGGCGGCCGGGGTGGAGCTGCGCGAGGTCGGGACCACCAACCGTACCCACCTGCGCGACTACGCCGCCGCGGTCGGCCCCGCCACCGCGCTGGTGCTGGCCGTGCACCCGTCCAACTACCGGGTCGAGGGGTTCGCCACCCGGCCCGCCCTGGCCGACCTGGCCGCCCTCGCCCACGAGCACGGCCTGCCCCTGCTCCACGACGCCGGGTCGGGCCTGCTGGACGGCGAGCTCGGGGACGAGCCCTCGGTCGCGGGCAGCCTGCGGGCCGGCGCCGACCTGGTGCTGTTCTCTGGGGACAAGCTGCTCGGCGGCCCCCAGGCCGGCCTGGTGGTGGGCCGGGAGGAGCTGGTCGGGCGGCTGGCCCGCCACCCGCTGGCCAGGGCGGTCCGGGCCGACAAGCTGACCCTGGCCGCCCTGGAGGCGACCCTGGCCGACCACCTGGCCGGGCGGCGCGACGAGCTGCCCGTGTGGCGGGCGCTGCTGCTGACCCCGGCCGACCTGGAGCCACGGGCCGCCGCCCTGGCCGCGGCCGTCGGGCCGGCGGCGTCGCTGCGCACCGGGACCAGCGTGGCCGGCGGCGGCAGCCTCCCCGGGGAGGGCCTGGAGAGCGTCCTGGTCGAGGTCGACCCGGCCCCCGACGGCGCGGCGACCGTCCTGGCCCGCCTCCGCGCCGGCGACCCCCCGGTGGTGGCCAGGGCCGAGCGGGCCCGGGTCGTGCTCGACCTGCGCACCGTCCCGCCCGAGCAGGA is drawn from Actinomycetota bacterium and contains these coding sequences:
- a CDS encoding NUDIX hydrolase, with the translated sequence MPSAAATVVLLRDGRDGLEAYVQLRPLGMGFAGGLWVFPGGRVDAADRDPGVDARWAGPPPAAWAERLGLPVAEARGHVVAACRETLEEAGLLLASPAPPAGELAAARRELLAGSAGFAELLARLGVRLDAGRLRYWAWWVTPEIEPRRYNTRFFVAGLPDDAVVTAHLAEVERERWLPPAEAAADQDLPMLPPTRYTLRDLAAFGTVEAALAAGTGRRVERILPVLDGPDLVMPWGERYPVPVPLLRPDHPAAGT
- the selA gene encoding L-seryl-tRNA(Sec) selenium transferase, with product MSTDPRRLLPNMDVLLGHPELVERVATFGRPSVVGAAREALERSRRAVGDGAPVPGVDELAARAARALDALLARRTRAVVNATGVVLHTNLGRAPLSPAARGAVAEAAGYATVEYDLAAGARGRRGAAAEALLREATGAEAGLVVNNAAGALLLALGGLARGREVLVSRGELIEIGGEFRLPQVMEAAGVELREVGTTNRTHLRDYAAAVGPATALVLAVHPSNYRVEGFATRPALADLAALAHEHGLPLLHDAGSGLLDGELGDEPSVAGSLRAGADLVLFSGDKLLGGPQAGLVVGREELVGRLARHPLARAVRADKLTLAALEATLADHLAGRRDELPVWRALLLTPADLEPRAAALAAAVGPAASLRTGTSVAGGGSLPGEGLESVLVEVDPAPDGAATVLARLRAGDPPVVARAERARVVLDLRTVPPEQDPLVARALTAALAPPAGGSGPPPGQPGPNSPPG